In Oryza sativa Japonica Group chromosome 2, ASM3414082v1, the following are encoded in one genomic region:
- the LOC4328963 gene encoding bZIP transcription factor RISBZ3-like isoform X2, whose amino-acid sequence MKKCPSELNFEAFFHGERGEDDADAAADQKPGGGPHPPPFAMFSAADLSSFGFADSVTSTITGVIPNHIWPQSQSLNARHPAVYTIESQSSICAASPTSATTLNMKESQTLGGTSGSDSDSESLLDIEGGPCEQSTNPLDVKRMRRMVSNRESARRSRKRKQAHLADLETQVDQLRGENASLFKQLTDANQQFTTAVTDNRILKSDVEALRVKVKMAEDMVARGALSCGLGHLGGLSPALNPRQGACRVPDVLTGLDYAGDDPFTGLSPPEQVQMPGGGEVGDAWGWDNHSNGAMSK is encoded by the exons ATGAAGAAGTGCCCGTCGGAGCTGAACTTCGAGGCGTTCTTCCACGGCGAGAGGGGggaggacgacgccgacgccgccgccgaccagaagcccggcggcggcccgcacccgccgccgttcgccatgttctccgccgccgacctctcCAGCTTCGGCTTCGCGGACTCGGTGACG AGCACCATCACTGGGGTCATTCCCAATCACATATGGCCCCAGTCCCAGAGCCTCAACGCACGGCATCCTGCAGTCTACACAATTGAGTCGCAATCATCAATCTGTG CAGCAAGTCCCACGTCAGCTACCACTCTGAACATGAAGGAGAGCCAAACTCTGGGAGGCACAAGTGGTTCAGATTCTGACAGTGAGTCGCTGTTGGATATAGAGGGCGGTCCATGCGAACAAAGCACAAACCCACTGGACGTTAAGAGAATGAGAAG GATGGTTTCCAACCGGGAGTCTGCTCGTCGATCAAGGAAGAGAAAGCAAGCTCACTTAGCTGATCTCGAGACGCAG GTTGACCAGCTCCGGGGCGAAAACGCATCGCTTTTCAAGCAGTTGACAGATGCCAATCAGCAATTCACGACGGCGGTCACGGACAACAGAATCCTCAAATCAGACGTGGAGGCCCTCCGGGTCAAG GTGAAGATGGCGGAGGACATGGTGGCGCGGGGGGCGCTGTCGTGCGGCCTCGGCCACCTGGGCGGGCTGTCGCCGGCGCTGAACCCCCGGCAGGGGGCGTGCCGCGTCCCCGACGTGCTCACCGGGCTGGACTACGCCGGCGACGACCCCTTCACCGGGCTGTCCCCGCCGGAGCAGGTGCAGATGCccggcggtggcgaggtggGTGACGCCTGGGGCTGGGACAACCACTCCAATGGCGCCATGTCCAAGTGA
- the LOC4328959 gene encoding pentatricopeptide repeat-containing protein At3g16010, with the protein MASRAPCLLAARGIASSPHLARRLKQTENEIVQMFRTPSPRNEDAVAALSPRYTNSVRVLDERFIRILKIFKWGPDAERALEVLMLRVDHWLVREVMKTDVGVNVKMQFFRWAAKKRNYQHDTSTYMALIHCLELVEQYGEMWKMIQEMVRSPICVVTPMELSQVIRMLGNAKMIGKAITIFYQIKARKCQPTAQAYNSMIIMLIHEGQYEKVHELYNEMSNEGHCHPDTVTYSALISAFCKLGRQDSAIRLLNEMKENGMQPTAKIYTMIISLFFKLDNVHGALSLFEEMRYMYCRPDVFTYTELIRGLGKAGRIDEAYHFYHEMQREDCKPDTVVMNNMINFLGKAGRLDDGLKLFEEMGVSHCIPNVVTYNTIIKALFESKSRVSEVFSWFERMKGSGISPSPFTYSILIDGFCKTNRIEKAMMLLEEMDEKGFPPCPAAYCSLIDALGKAKRYDLACELFQELKENCGSSSARVYAVMIKHLGKAGRLDDAINLFDEMSKLGCTPNVYAYNALMSGLARACMLDEALTTMRKMQEHGCLPDINSYNIILNGLAKTGGPHRAMEMLTNMKNSTIKPDAVSYNTVLSALSHAGMFEEAAELMKEMNALGFEYDLITYSSILEAIGKVDQE; encoded by the coding sequence AAAATGAGATTGTTCAAATGTTCCGAACCCCATCTCCTCGGAACGAGGATGCGGTAGCAGCTCTTTCGCCAAGGTACACAAATTCCGTTCGTGTGTTGGATGAGAGATTCATTAGGATCCTGAAAATATTCAAGTGGGGCCCCGATGCTGAGAGGGCATTGGAGGTACTCATGCTGAGAGTTGATCACTGGTTGGTACGAGAGGTTATGAAAACAGATGTTGGGGTCAATGTGAAGATGCAGTTTTTTAGATGGGCTGCAAAGAAAAGGAATTATCAACATGACACATCCACTTACATGGCCTTGATACATTGTTTAGAGCTAGTGGAGCAGTATGGTGAAATGTGGAAGATGATCCAAGAAATGGTACGGAGTCCTATTTGTGTTGTCACCCCAATGGAGCTTTCACAGGTAATTCGGATGCTGGGGAATGCCAAGATGATTGGCAAGGCAATTACAATCTTTTACCAAATCAAGGCACGGAAGTGTCAACCAACTGCTCAGGCATATAATAGCATGATAATCATGTTAATTCATGAGGGGCAATATGAGAAAGTGCATGAACTTTACAACGAGATGAGCAATGAAGGCCATTGCCACCCAGACACTGTGACTTATAGTGCACTCATTTCTGCTTTCTGCAAACTCGGTCGCCAGGATTCAGCAATTCGTCTGTTGAATGAGATGAAGGAGAATGGAATGCAGCCAACTGCTAAGATATATACCATGATAATATCTTTGTTCTTCAAACTGGACAATGTTCATGGAGCATTGAGTTTGTTCGAAGAGATGAGGTACATGTACTGCCGACCTGATGTGTTTACTTACACCGAGTTAATCAGGGGCCTTGGTAAAGCTGGGAGAATTGATGAAGCATATCACTTCTACCATGAAATGCAACGAGAAGACTGCAAGCCAGACACAGTTGTCATGAATAATATGATAAATTTCTTAGGCAAGGCTGGTCGTTTGGATGATGGTTTGAAGTTATTTGAGGAGATGGGAGTGTCACACTGTATTCCAAATGTGGTGACGTACAATACTATAATAAAAGCACTTTTTGAATCAAAATCCCGTGTTTCCGAGGTTTTCTCATGGTTTGAGAGAATGAAGGGAAGTGGGATCTCCCCTAGTCCATTCACGTACTCCATTCTGATTGATGGATTCTGCAAAACCAACCGGATAGAAAAGGCCATGATGCTACTAGAGGAGATGGATGAGAAGGGCTTCCCTCCATGTCCAGCAGCATATTGCAGTTTGATTGATGCTCTTGGAAAGGCTAAACGTTACGATCTTGCATGTGAGCTTTTCCAGGAACTAAAAGAAAATTGTGGTTCCTCAAGTGCTCGAGTGTATGCAGTGATGATAAAACACTTGGGGAAGGCTGGCCGTCTGGATGATGCTATAAATCTTTTTGATGAGATGAGCAAACTTGGTTGCACTCCTAATGTTTATGCATACAATGCTCTCATGTCTGGATTAGCGAGAGCATGCATGCTCGATGAAGCTCTTACTACAATGAGAAAAATGCAAGAGCATGGATGTCTTCCTGATATTAACTCATACAATATCATCTTGAATGGACTGGCCAAAACCGGGGGGCCTCATCGTGCAATGGAGATGCTTACTAACATGAAAAATTCTACAATAAAACCAGATGCTGTATCATATAATACTGTTCTTAGTGCGTTGAGCCATGCTGGCATGTTTGAGGAGGCAGCTGAGCTGATGAAAGAGATGAATGCATTGGGATTTGAGTATGATCTTATTACATATTCATCTATACTTGAGGCAATTGGAAAGGTTGATCAAGAATAA
- the LOC4328960 gene encoding uncharacterized protein: protein MPVPGSQNGRPRPAKAETIHGLARAGDLAGVQRKLQENPALINDRNPVMSQTPLHVAAGYNNTGIVKFLLDFQGTDKVELEAKNMYGETPLHMAVKNSSCESAKLLLERGAHIEAKANNGMAPLHLAVWHALQSGDCSTVSVLLSYNADCYAKDDEGKIPSNHIPGGAGNEKLQKLLTRHMEEQRKRKALMSCREGKAMAEFEEAISQIVGLQDLKMQLRRWARGMLFDEKRRAMGLGIASRRAPHMAFLGNPGTGKTMVARILGKLLHMVGVLPTDKVTEVQRTDLVGEFVGHTGPKTRRKIQDAEGGILFVDEAYRLIPMQKSDDKDYGVEALEEIMSVMDNGKIVVIFAGYCEPMKRVIASNDGFCRRVTKFFYFDDFTTTELAEILHLKMNNPTESSLLYGFKLDPSCSIEVVGELIARETTEQRRKQMNGGLVDTLLINARENLDLRLDFNCDDANTMITITLEDLEAGLKQISKQRQLQ, encoded by the exons atgcCGGTGCCGGGGAGCCAGAACGGGCGGCCGAGGCCGGCGAAGGCGGAGACCATCCACggcctcgcccgcgccggcgacctcgccggcgtccagaGGAAGCTGCAGGAGAATCCCGCCCTCATCAACGACCGGAACCCCGTC ATGTCCCAAACACCGCTTCATGTCGCAGCTGGCTACAATAACACTGGCATAGTCAAATTCTTGCTTGATTTCCAAGGCACGGATAAAGTTGAGCTGGAAGCAAAGAACATG TATGGAGAGACACCCCTGCACATGGCTGTGAAAAACAGTTCTTGTGAATCAGCAAAATTGCTACTTGAACGTGGTGCACATATAGAAGCCAAAGCAAAT AATGGCATGGCACCATTGCATTTAGCTGTCTGGCATGCACTTCAATCTGGAGATTGTAGCACCGTAAGCGTGTTGCTAAGCTACAATGCGGATTGCTATGCAAAAGACGAT GAAGGCAAAATCCCTTCGAATCATATTCCTGGAGGAGCTGGTAATGAGAAGCTGCAGAAACTCCTCACTCGCCATATGGAAGAGCAAAGAAAACGGAAAGCCCTCATGTCATGCCGTGAAGGAAAAGCAATGGCGGAGTTTGAAGAAGCAATATCACAAATTGTAGGATTACAGGACCTCAAAATGCAATTGCGTAGATGGGCCAGGGGAATGCTTTTTGATGAGAAACGACGAGCTATGGGCTTAGGGATTGCTAGCAGAAGGGCTCCCCATATGGCATTTCTTGGCAATCCAGGAACAG GTAAAACAATGGTTGCTCGGATTCTTGGAAAGCTTCTTCATATGGTTGGGGTTCTCCCTACCGACAAAGTTACTGAAGTACAGCGAACTGATCTTGTTGGAGAATTTGTGGGGCACACTGGACCAAAAACTAGGCGAAAG ATACAGGATGCTGAGGGTGGAATTCTGTTTGTGGATGAAGCTTACAGGTTGATACCGATGCAAAAATCTGATGATAAGGATTACGGTGTGGAGGCCTTGGAGGAGATAATGTCTGTAATGGACAATGGCAAGATAGTTGTGATATTTGCTGGATACTGTGAGCCAATGAAGCGCGTCATCGCCTCCAACGACGGCTTCTGTAGGAGGGTCACAAAGTTCTTTTATTTTGACGATTTCACCACAACAGAATTAGCAGAGATCTTACATCTGAAGATGAATAACCCAACTGAGAGCAGTTTGCTGTATGGGTTCAAGCTGGACCCAAGCTGCAGCATCGAGGTCGTTGGAGAGCTGATTGCCAGGGAGACAACTGAACAGCGGCGTAAACAGATGAATGGTGGCCTTGTAGACACGCTGCTCATCAATGCCCGTGAGAATCTAGATCTACGTCTTGATTTCAACTGCGACGATGCGAATACTATGATCACAATCACATTGGAAGACCTGGAAGCTGGCCTTAAGCAGATCTCCAAACAGCGGCAGTTGCAGTGA
- the LOC9269607 gene encoding uncharacterized protein isoform X1, giving the protein MMPLLLLLLPVRSAPLRRLLLCRCSSSSSPAAAASASSSACPVPASSVLAPYHRAFARRMALAGVHPHHRVAVGVSGGPDSMALCVLAAAWKKAGEGREQEDEGEGGVSGFVDGLLGVVVDHGLRPESADEAQLVRDRVRGMGVVCEIATCEWPNGRPKLGHIQEAAREMRYQKLLDICIKQRIAVLLIAHHSDDQAELFVLRLSRNSGVLGLAGTAFVSQLFAPNLKYDGDNFSRYGVILVRPMLEFSKDDMYKICQGSNHLWVEDPTNNSLLYVRNRIRASLRSLSIEGTFQSELHKLIYACRLTRAFIDNACSMVLKKSLTIMEHGYAVIDLEKLDPHNVDDLFLSRYLAYVLQFVSQRHRPLRGRSAQLLIDYIRTIPCKAALSVAGCYLCAVPRSKGTKVLVCCSVDLMESSSVHMSYKCSYVKQPPPVSEINQIVTEARIYSDQFRQNCPNTPFPSSKFSTDVLNKAKDLKLIGDCTLEKLNYLQTDEHQKFITTKEHGQEQYLEKTSFPYLEVLNLWPGETCHFMGRFLITWRTSEVVVNGMCLHDSQKHTCQYCMVNQDGSLAIRHMFDTDWLFLAEVCKIHSLEENKNYSNALCDKLEDAKLVQHSRYLQLSAMKSLQILRSIPAPARRMLPVLTNSQGAVLSIPSIGFRCCPSLLIEAVFSPRVPLGGGYTSYL; this is encoded by the exons ATgatgccgctcctcctcctcctcctccccgtccgctccgcccctctccggcgcctcctcctatgccgctgctcctcctcctcctcccccgccgccgccgcctcggcctcgtCATCCGCGTGCCCCGTCCCCGCCTCCTCAGTCCTCGCCCCGTACCACCGCGCCTTCGCCCGCCGCATggccctcgccggcgtccaccCGCACCACCGCGTCG CGGTGGGGGTCTCCGGCGGGCCGGACTCCATGGCGCTCTGCGTGCTCGCGGCGGCGTGGAAGAAggccggggaggggagggagcaggAGGATGAGGGAGAGGGCGGCGTCTCGGGATTCGTGGACGGGCTCCTGGGGGTCGTCGTCGACCATGGCCTGCGCCCTGAGAGCGCCGACGAGGCGCAGCTAGTCCGTGATCGGGTGCGCGGCATGG GTGTTGTTTGTGAGATTGCTACATGTGAATGGCCGAATGGGCGACCAAAGCTGGGGCATATTCAAGAAGCTGCCCGTGAAATGAG GTACCAAAAACTGTTGGACATTTGTATAAAGCAACGAATAGCAGTCTTGCTTATCGCACACCACTCTGATGACCAG GCCGAACTCTTTGTTCTGAGACTATCTCGCAACAGTGGTGTTTTGGGGCTTGCTGGTACAGCCTTTGTATCTCAGTTGTTTGCGCCTAATCTAAAATATGATGGAGATAACTTCAGTCGTTATGGTGTTATTCTTGTCCGTCCCATGCTTGAATTTTCAAAAGATGACATGTATAAG ATATGTCAAGGAAGTAATCATTTGTGGGTTGAAGATCCAACTAATAATAGTTTGCTGTACGTTAGGAATCGAATCCGGGCATCTTTGAGAAGTTTATCCATAGAAG GTACCTTTCAGTCAGAGCTTCACAAACTGATCTATGCGTGCCGGTTGACACGAGCATTTATAGATAATGCCTGCAGTATGGTTTTAAAGAAGTCTTTAACAATAATGGAG CATGGATATGCTGTCATTGACCTGGAAAAACTTGACCCACATAACGTTGATGATCTTTTTCTTTCACGATATTTAGCATATGTATTACAG TTTGTTTCACAAAGGCATAGGCCACTCCGTGGTAGATCTGCTCAATTGCTCATAGACTACATCCGTACCATCCCCTGCAAG GCTGCCCTGAGTGTAGCTGGTTGTTACCTTTGTGCAGTTCCAAGGTCCAAAGGTACAAAAGTACTTGTCTGTTGTTCTGTTGATCTGATGGAGTCATCTTCTGTTCATATGTCCTATAAGTGTTCCTATGTAAAGCAACCACCACCAGTATCCGAGATCAACCAGATAGTCACTGAAGCACGCATATACTCTGATCAATTTCGACAGAACTGCCCAAACACACCTTTTCCGAGCTCTAAATTTTCAACTGATGTGCTGAATAAGGCAAAGGATCTCAAGCTAATAGGTGATTGTACATTAGAAAAGCTCAATTATTTGCAAACAGATGAACACCAAAAATTCATTACAACAAAAGAGCATGGACAAGAACAGTACTTGGAGAAAACAAGCTTTCCTTATTTAGAAGTTCTAAATCTCTGGCCTGGTGAAACATGCCACTTTATGGGCAGGTTCTTGATTACATGGAGAACCTCGGAGGTTGTTGTGAATGGAATGTGCTTGCATGACAGTCAAAAGCATACTTGCCAGTATTGTATGGTAAATCAGGATGGAAGTCTTGCTATTAGGCATATGTTCGATACCGATTGGTTGTTCCTTGCTGAAGTTTGTAAGATCCATTCTTTGGAAGAGAATAAGAATTATTCAAATGCTCTCTGTGACAAGTTGGAGGATGCTAAACTCGTGCAGCACTCTAGATATTTGCAATTGTCAGCAATGAAATCTCTTCAAATCCTGAGATCTATTCCAGCACCTGCAAGACGAATGCTACCAGTGTTGACCAACTCGCAAGGTGCTGTATTGAGTATACCG AGTATTGGCTTCCGATGTTGCCCAAGCCTATTAATTGAAGCAGTATTCAGTCCAAGAGTACCACTTGGTGGAGGATACACTTCATATTTGTAA
- the LOC4328963 gene encoding bZIP transcription factor RISBZ3-like isoform X1 translates to MKKCPSELNFEAFFHGERGEDDADAAADQKPGGGPHPPPFAMFSAADLSSFGFADSVTSTITGVIPNHIWPQSQSLNARHPAVYTIESQSSICAAASPTSATTLNMKESQTLGGTSGSDSDSESLLDIEGGPCEQSTNPLDVKRMRRMVSNRESARRSRKRKQAHLADLETQVDQLRGENASLFKQLTDANQQFTTAVTDNRILKSDVEALRVKVKMAEDMVARGALSCGLGHLGGLSPALNPRQGACRVPDVLTGLDYAGDDPFTGLSPPEQVQMPGGGEVGDAWGWDNHSNGAMSK, encoded by the exons ATGAAGAAGTGCCCGTCGGAGCTGAACTTCGAGGCGTTCTTCCACGGCGAGAGGGGggaggacgacgccgacgccgccgccgaccagaagcccggcggcggcccgcacccgccgccgttcgccatgttctccgccgccgacctctcCAGCTTCGGCTTCGCGGACTCGGTGACG AGCACCATCACTGGGGTCATTCCCAATCACATATGGCCCCAGTCCCAGAGCCTCAACGCACGGCATCCTGCAGTCTACACAATTGAGTCGCAATCATCAATCTGTG CAGCAGCAAGTCCCACGTCAGCTACCACTCTGAACATGAAGGAGAGCCAAACTCTGGGAGGCACAAGTGGTTCAGATTCTGACAGTGAGTCGCTGTTGGATATAGAGGGCGGTCCATGCGAACAAAGCACAAACCCACTGGACGTTAAGAGAATGAGAAG GATGGTTTCCAACCGGGAGTCTGCTCGTCGATCAAGGAAGAGAAAGCAAGCTCACTTAGCTGATCTCGAGACGCAG GTTGACCAGCTCCGGGGCGAAAACGCATCGCTTTTCAAGCAGTTGACAGATGCCAATCAGCAATTCACGACGGCGGTCACGGACAACAGAATCCTCAAATCAGACGTGGAGGCCCTCCGGGTCAAG GTGAAGATGGCGGAGGACATGGTGGCGCGGGGGGCGCTGTCGTGCGGCCTCGGCCACCTGGGCGGGCTGTCGCCGGCGCTGAACCCCCGGCAGGGGGCGTGCCGCGTCCCCGACGTGCTCACCGGGCTGGACTACGCCGGCGACGACCCCTTCACCGGGCTGTCCCCGCCGGAGCAGGTGCAGATGCccggcggtggcgaggtggGTGACGCCTGGGGCTGGGACAACCACTCCAATGGCGCCATGTCCAAGTGA
- the LOC9269607 gene encoding uncharacterized protein isoform X2 produces MMPLLLLLLPVRSAPLRRLLLCRCSSSSSPAAAASASSSACPVPASSVLAPYHRAFARRMALAGVHPHHRVAVGVSGGPDSMALCVLAAAWKKAGEGREQEDEGEGGVSGFVDGLLGVVVDHGLRPESADEAQLVRDRVRGMGVVCEIATCEWPNGRPKLGHIQEAAREMRYQKLLDICIKQRIAVLLIAHHSDDQAELFVLRLSRNSGVLGLAGTAFVSQLFAPNLKYDGDNFSRYGVILVRPMLEFSKDDMYKICQGSNHLWVEDPTNNSLLYVRNRIRASLRSLSIEGTFQSELHKLIYACRLTRAFIDNACSMVLKKSLTIMEAALSVAGCYLCAVPRSKGTKVLVCCSVDLMESSSVHMSYKCSYVKQPPPVSEINQIVTEARIYSDQFRQNCPNTPFPSSKFSTDVLNKAKDLKLIGDCTLEKLNYLQTDEHQKFITTKEHGQEQYLEKTSFPYLEVLNLWPGETCHFMGRFLITWRTSEVVVNGMCLHDSQKHTCQYCMVNQDGSLAIRHMFDTDWLFLAEVCKIHSLEENKNYSNALCDKLEDAKLVQHSRYLQLSAMKSLQILRSIPAPARRMLPVLTNSQGAVLSIPSIGFRCCPSLLIEAVFSPRVPLGGGYTSYL; encoded by the exons ATgatgccgctcctcctcctcctcctccccgtccgctccgcccctctccggcgcctcctcctatgccgctgctcctcctcctcctcccccgccgccgccgcctcggcctcgtCATCCGCGTGCCCCGTCCCCGCCTCCTCAGTCCTCGCCCCGTACCACCGCGCCTTCGCCCGCCGCATggccctcgccggcgtccaccCGCACCACCGCGTCG CGGTGGGGGTCTCCGGCGGGCCGGACTCCATGGCGCTCTGCGTGCTCGCGGCGGCGTGGAAGAAggccggggaggggagggagcaggAGGATGAGGGAGAGGGCGGCGTCTCGGGATTCGTGGACGGGCTCCTGGGGGTCGTCGTCGACCATGGCCTGCGCCCTGAGAGCGCCGACGAGGCGCAGCTAGTCCGTGATCGGGTGCGCGGCATGG GTGTTGTTTGTGAGATTGCTACATGTGAATGGCCGAATGGGCGACCAAAGCTGGGGCATATTCAAGAAGCTGCCCGTGAAATGAG GTACCAAAAACTGTTGGACATTTGTATAAAGCAACGAATAGCAGTCTTGCTTATCGCACACCACTCTGATGACCAG GCCGAACTCTTTGTTCTGAGACTATCTCGCAACAGTGGTGTTTTGGGGCTTGCTGGTACAGCCTTTGTATCTCAGTTGTTTGCGCCTAATCTAAAATATGATGGAGATAACTTCAGTCGTTATGGTGTTATTCTTGTCCGTCCCATGCTTGAATTTTCAAAAGATGACATGTATAAG ATATGTCAAGGAAGTAATCATTTGTGGGTTGAAGATCCAACTAATAATAGTTTGCTGTACGTTAGGAATCGAATCCGGGCATCTTTGAGAAGTTTATCCATAGAAG GTACCTTTCAGTCAGAGCTTCACAAACTGATCTATGCGTGCCGGTTGACACGAGCATTTATAGATAATGCCTGCAGTATGGTTTTAAAGAAGTCTTTAACAATAATGGAG GCTGCCCTGAGTGTAGCTGGTTGTTACCTTTGTGCAGTTCCAAGGTCCAAAGGTACAAAAGTACTTGTCTGTTGTTCTGTTGATCTGATGGAGTCATCTTCTGTTCATATGTCCTATAAGTGTTCCTATGTAAAGCAACCACCACCAGTATCCGAGATCAACCAGATAGTCACTGAAGCACGCATATACTCTGATCAATTTCGACAGAACTGCCCAAACACACCTTTTCCGAGCTCTAAATTTTCAACTGATGTGCTGAATAAGGCAAAGGATCTCAAGCTAATAGGTGATTGTACATTAGAAAAGCTCAATTATTTGCAAACAGATGAACACCAAAAATTCATTACAACAAAAGAGCATGGACAAGAACAGTACTTGGAGAAAACAAGCTTTCCTTATTTAGAAGTTCTAAATCTCTGGCCTGGTGAAACATGCCACTTTATGGGCAGGTTCTTGATTACATGGAGAACCTCGGAGGTTGTTGTGAATGGAATGTGCTTGCATGACAGTCAAAAGCATACTTGCCAGTATTGTATGGTAAATCAGGATGGAAGTCTTGCTATTAGGCATATGTTCGATACCGATTGGTTGTTCCTTGCTGAAGTTTGTAAGATCCATTCTTTGGAAGAGAATAAGAATTATTCAAATGCTCTCTGTGACAAGTTGGAGGATGCTAAACTCGTGCAGCACTCTAGATATTTGCAATTGTCAGCAATGAAATCTCTTCAAATCCTGAGATCTATTCCAGCACCTGCAAGACGAATGCTACCAGTGTTGACCAACTCGCAAGGTGCTGTATTGAGTATACCG AGTATTGGCTTCCGATGTTGCCCAAGCCTATTAATTGAAGCAGTATTCAGTCCAAGAGTACCACTTGGTGGAGGATACACTTCATATTTGTAA